A window of Pirellula sp. SH-Sr6A contains these coding sequences:
- the sufB gene encoding Fe-S cluster assembly protein SufB, translating into MSTDIVTSTEEFGEINKYDFRTDSKAVFKARKGLDIEIVNQISEMKNEPEWMRQFRLKSLEIFHSKPMPTWGGAIDVNFQDIFYYLKPTDKQGRTWDEVPQEIKDTFDKLGIPEAERKFLAGVKAQFESEVVYGSLKEDLQNQGVIFTDTDSAIKDYPDLVREYFGTIIPPTDNKFAALNSAVWSGGSFIYVPKGVKIEFPLQAYFRINAENMGQFERTLIIVDEGASVHYVEGCTAPMYSSESLHSAVVEIICKRGSRCRYTTIQNWANNIYNLVTKRAVAYADATMEWVDGNLGSKLTMKYPAVYMMEPGARGEILSIAFASNGQHQDAGAKLVHAAPHTTGQIISKSISKNGGRSSYRGLVRVERDAKKSKCNVVCDALILDAKSRSDTYPYIEILDQDVSVGHEASVSRIGEEQMFYLMSRGLSEAEASTMIVNGFIEPLVKELPMEYAVEMNRLIQLQMEGSVG; encoded by the coding sequence ATGTCAACAGACATCGTCACCAGCACGGAAGAGTTCGGCGAAATCAACAAATACGATTTCCGAACCGACAGCAAAGCGGTCTTCAAGGCTCGTAAAGGGCTCGATATAGAGATCGTCAATCAAATTTCGGAGATGAAGAACGAGCCGGAGTGGATGCGGCAGTTCCGTCTCAAATCGCTTGAAATTTTTCATTCGAAGCCCATGCCGACTTGGGGTGGTGCGATCGATGTCAATTTTCAGGACATCTTCTATTACTTGAAGCCCACGGACAAGCAAGGTCGGACTTGGGATGAAGTCCCTCAGGAGATCAAGGATACCTTCGACAAGCTCGGTATTCCTGAAGCCGAACGAAAGTTCTTGGCGGGGGTGAAGGCCCAGTTCGAAAGCGAAGTGGTGTACGGATCTCTCAAGGAAGATTTGCAGAATCAAGGCGTCATTTTCACCGACACCGATTCGGCGATCAAAGATTACCCGGACTTGGTCCGCGAGTATTTCGGAACCATCATCCCTCCAACCGACAACAAGTTCGCGGCATTGAATTCGGCCGTTTGGTCGGGCGGCTCGTTTATCTATGTTCCCAAGGGAGTGAAGATCGAGTTTCCTTTGCAGGCCTATTTCCGCATCAATGCGGAGAATATGGGGCAATTTGAACGGACGTTGATCATCGTCGATGAAGGTGCCAGTGTGCACTATGTCGAAGGCTGTACGGCACCCATGTATTCGTCGGAATCGCTTCACTCCGCGGTTGTCGAAATCATCTGCAAACGTGGTAGCCGTTGCCGATACACGACGATTCAAAACTGGGCTAACAACATTTACAACTTGGTCACAAAGCGAGCGGTCGCCTACGCTGACGCGACCATGGAATGGGTGGATGGTAATCTGGGTAGCAAACTCACGATGAAGTACCCTGCCGTGTACATGATGGAGCCAGGCGCTCGGGGCGAAATCCTATCGATCGCGTTCGCATCGAATGGTCAGCATCAAGACGCCGGTGCGAAGCTCGTGCATGCCGCTCCGCATACGACGGGGCAAATCATTAGCAAGTCGATTTCGAAAAATGGCGGGCGAAGCAGTTACCGCGGGTTGGTGCGTGTCGAGCGCGATGCGAAGAAGTCGAAGTGCAATGTCGTGTGCGATGCGTTGATTCTCGACGCCAAGAGCCGGAGCGATACGTATCCGTACATCGAGATTCTCGATCAGGACGTTAGCGTTGGGCACGAGGCCAGCGTCTCGCGGATTGGGGAAGAGCAGATGTTCTATTTGATGAGCCGAGGACTGAGCGAAGCCGAAGCGAGCACGATGATCGTTAACGGCTTTATCGAACCGTTGGTGAAGGAGCTTCCGATGGAGTATGCCGTCGAGATGAATCGATTGATTCAATTGCAAATGGAAGGATCGGTGGGCTAG
- the sufD gene encoding Fe-S cluster assembly protein SufD gives MNAALIASESLGKFSREGFDAFVARRIDPIWLTEKRRSVWETFDAMDWPNPRDENWMRSDLRGFKLDKFTPVDETLTLEPTAAPVRLRDGVDMGGDISSVNGLVISQSLDPELAAKGVVFCSLSKACRDHAELVKKHLHSLIDSAADRFAALEAAMWSDGVFLYVPRNVVVEKPLHLHSAMVDGGIDLAHTLVVLEEGAQATVLTECSSEVEQGSGFHCGGVELILGARSNLRFVSLQDWGQKVWAFAHQKASVGQDATIQWTVAAMGSRFAQVDQQVELVAPGASSYVNGVMFTRDRQHLTYNTIQRHCSQHCTSDFLYKSVLQDRSRTVWRGMIKVDEGADKTDGYQRNDNLMLSDHARADSIPGLEIKADDVRCTHGSTSGRVDEELIFYAQTRGFTRHEAVLMIVTGFFQQIFDRITIESVREALGAAIARQVRQVD, from the coding sequence ATGAATGCAGCATTGATCGCAAGTGAGTCGCTCGGGAAGTTCTCCAGAGAAGGTTTTGACGCATTCGTAGCGAGGCGTATCGACCCCATTTGGTTGACGGAAAAGAGAAGAAGCGTCTGGGAGACCTTTGACGCTATGGATTGGCCCAATCCTCGAGATGAGAATTGGATGCGGTCCGATTTACGCGGCTTCAAACTGGACAAGTTCACCCCCGTTGATGAAACGTTGACTCTCGAACCGACCGCTGCACCGGTGCGGCTCCGGGACGGCGTGGATATGGGAGGCGATATTTCCAGTGTCAACGGTCTCGTCATCTCTCAATCACTCGATCCGGAATTGGCAGCGAAGGGAGTCGTATTCTGTTCCCTATCCAAGGCGTGTCGAGATCACGCGGAACTTGTTAAGAAACATCTTCACAGTTTGATCGACTCTGCTGCAGATCGTTTTGCAGCTTTGGAAGCCGCGATGTGGAGCGATGGAGTGTTTCTTTACGTGCCTCGGAATGTCGTGGTAGAGAAACCGCTGCACTTGCATTCCGCGATGGTGGATGGCGGAATCGATTTGGCCCACACACTCGTGGTGCTCGAGGAAGGTGCACAAGCGACGGTGTTGACCGAATGCAGTAGTGAAGTCGAGCAAGGCTCGGGGTTCCACTGCGGTGGAGTCGAGTTGATTCTCGGGGCTCGGTCGAATTTGCGTTTTGTGAGTCTGCAGGACTGGGGCCAAAAAGTTTGGGCGTTCGCGCACCAAAAGGCGAGCGTAGGACAGGATGCGACGATCCAGTGGACCGTGGCTGCCATGGGGAGCCGGTTCGCGCAAGTGGATCAACAGGTGGAGTTGGTTGCCCCGGGAGCGAGCAGTTACGTAAATGGAGTTATGTTCACTCGTGACCGCCAGCACTTGACCTACAACACGATTCAACGACATTGCTCCCAGCATTGCACGAGTGACTTCCTTTACAAGTCGGTGCTCCAAGATCGCTCTCGTACCGTTTGGCGAGGGATGATCAAGGTAGACGAGGGCGCGGATAAGACGGACGGTTATCAGCGCAATGACAATTTGATGCTGAGCGACCACGCTCGGGCGGATTCCATTCCCGGTCTTGAGATCAAGGCGGATGATGTTCGTTGCACGCACGGCAGCACGAGCGGGCGGGTCGATGAAGAATTGATCTTCTACGCTCAAACACGCGGTTTCACTCGCCACGAAGCGGTTTTGATGATCGTCACTGGGTTTTTTCAGCAGATCTTCGACCGAATCACGATCGAATCGGTGCGGGAAGCCCTTGGTGCCGCCATCGCCCGCCAGGTTCGGCAGGTCGATTAA